One genomic segment of Aquipluma nitroreducens includes these proteins:
- a CDS encoding IS110 family RNA-guided transposase: MQTQKTELDFKGQNFFVGIDVHLKSWTVTILTEELLHKTFTQPASAVILCNYLKRNFPGGNYNSVYEAGFSGFWTHYRLKEMGINNVVINPADVPTSQKEQLQKDDPTDSRKLARSLRSGDLKSIYIPSSSTLEDRSLVRMRATLVKDMVRFKQRIKSFLYFYGIDYPPEFEKSGSHWSKRFMKWLGEVSLQHGSGTQALKILVQEAEQQRKLLLEVLREIRLLSRSERYAGNIALLRTIPGIGLITAITFLTEIENIERFENTDHFAGFVGLVPNYHSSGEKANNGEMTFRGHNTLRRSLIESSWFAARFDPALTMSYHSYIKRMDPNKAIVRIARKVLNRMYYVLKNKVEYVPGVVK, from the coding sequence ATGCAAACACAAAAGACGGAATTAGATTTTAAAGGACAAAATTTTTTTGTCGGGATTGATGTTCACCTGAAAAGCTGGACAGTGACAATTTTAACAGAAGAGCTGTTACATAAAACATTTACCCAGCCTGCCAGTGCAGTAATATTGTGCAACTACCTGAAGCGTAATTTTCCCGGTGGCAATTACAATTCGGTATATGAAGCTGGTTTTAGTGGTTTTTGGACTCATTACAGGTTAAAGGAAATGGGAATAAACAATGTCGTTATCAACCCGGCAGATGTTCCGACCTCACAGAAGGAGCAATTGCAGAAAGATGACCCGACTGACAGCCGAAAACTAGCACGGTCATTACGTTCAGGTGATTTAAAGTCTATATACATTCCAAGTTCATCAACGTTGGAAGACAGGTCCTTGGTTCGTATGCGGGCAACTTTGGTCAAAGACATGGTTCGGTTCAAGCAACGGATTAAATCGTTTCTGTACTTCTATGGAATCGATTATCCACCGGAATTTGAAAAATCTGGGTCCCATTGGTCAAAGAGATTTATGAAATGGCTCGGTGAAGTTTCATTGCAACACGGATCCGGGACACAGGCGTTAAAAATATTGGTGCAAGAGGCCGAACAACAACGGAAACTATTGCTGGAAGTGCTTAGAGAGATCAGGTTATTGTCGCGCAGTGAAAGATATGCTGGAAATATCGCTTTGCTGCGAACTATACCTGGAATTGGGCTAATAACTGCCATCACGTTCTTGACAGAGATCGAAAATATTGAACGGTTTGAAAACACTGATCATTTTGCCGGGTTTGTAGGACTGGTTCCCAATTATCACTCTTCCGGGGAAAAAGCCAATAACGGGGAAATGACGTTTCGGGGACATAATACTCTCAGAAGATCATTAATTGAGAGTTCCTGGTTTGCCGCAAGGTTTGATCCTGCCCTGACGATGAGCTATCATAGTTATATCAAGAGAATGGACCCAAACAAAGCGATTGTCAGAATTGCAAGAAAAGTATTGAACCGAATGTATTATGTACTCAAAAACAAAGTGGAATATGTTCCGGGAGTTGTCAAATGA
- a CDS encoding sensor histidine kinase: MNLIFTIYSVLFLATALVSFFVSFLAWQRRLVNGAKELVLLMIAIGLGAFCLIFETASLSITEKILWSKLEFFGGITAPVLYLIFVLRYTGKDKFLSPKYLFLLFIIPLITLALTITNEKHSLIWVGFSAISEETNLMEYYHGLGFWLGYIVYSNLMLLFAAINLIGFILHQNKPFLTQGLILLIGGLFPWITSFIYLTGNSPVIGLDITPVSILLSGIIAAFAILNIRFLDLVPVARETLVETLPDGILVLDGQNRILDINGVALLFLGIQNKNIIGLPVQSTVASEIQLLNAVIDRETNDQTHEVRSRAEIRTFRILKHFVKGQIESRLVIIRDITEQRKAECELIKAKEHAEESDRLKSVFLANMSHEIRTPMNGILGFADLLKDRELSNETSQEYLSIIEKSGMRLLNIINELIEISKIESGTMGINMSETNVNDQTQFVFNFFKPEAERKGLFLTVKNSLSGSKAIICTDCEKLYAILTNLVKNAIKFTNAGTIEVGYKCIESNSLSSTSELLFFVKDTGIGISPELKEIIFERFRQGSESLNKRFEGIGLGLAISKAYVEMLGGRIWIDTDSEVGSVFNFTIPYCNNGTNKQSNKGFIQDKLGVNAENTNETLIA, from the coding sequence ATGAACTTAATTTTTACAATATATTCTGTATTGTTTCTGGCAACTGCATTAGTCTCATTTTTTGTTTCATTTCTTGCCTGGCAACGACGATTGGTAAACGGGGCGAAAGAGCTTGTTCTATTGATGATAGCTATAGGTCTTGGTGCGTTTTGTCTCATATTTGAGACCGCCTCACTTTCCATCACAGAAAAGATATTATGGTCAAAGCTCGAATTCTTTGGTGGCATTACTGCTCCTGTGCTTTACTTAATTTTTGTTCTTCGTTATACTGGTAAAGACAAATTTCTATCCCCGAAATATTTATTCCTTTTATTTATTATTCCATTAATCACGCTGGCTCTAACGATAACCAATGAAAAACACAGTTTAATCTGGGTTGGATTTTCAGCCATATCGGAAGAAACAAATCTTATGGAATATTACCATGGGCTTGGATTTTGGCTTGGATATATAGTCTATTCCAACCTCATGTTGCTTTTTGCTGCCATCAATTTAATTGGATTTATTCTTCATCAAAATAAACCTTTCCTCACCCAGGGATTAATTCTTTTGATCGGAGGTCTTTTCCCCTGGATAACAAGCTTTATATATCTTACAGGCAACAGTCCTGTTATTGGTTTAGATATTACTCCTGTAAGTATTTTGTTGAGTGGCATCATAGCCGCATTTGCAATTCTAAATATTCGATTTCTCGACCTTGTACCTGTGGCTCGGGAAACACTGGTTGAAACTTTACCTGATGGAATCCTGGTTCTTGATGGTCAAAACAGAATACTGGACATAAATGGAGTCGCTCTATTATTCTTAGGTATCCAAAATAAAAATATTATCGGGTTACCGGTCCAATCCACCGTAGCTTCAGAAATACAACTACTGAATGCGGTAATTGACCGCGAAACAAACGATCAGACACATGAAGTTCGAAGTCGCGCTGAAATTAGAACCTTCAGGATACTAAAGCATTTTGTAAAAGGCCAGATAGAAAGCCGTTTGGTTATTATCCGCGACATTACAGAACAGAGAAAAGCGGAGTGTGAGTTAATCAAGGCAAAGGAACATGCAGAAGAAAGTGATCGCTTAAAATCAGTCTTTCTGGCTAACATGAGCCATGAGATTCGCACACCGATGAATGGCATACTCGGCTTTGCTGATTTGCTGAAAGACAGAGAGCTTTCCAATGAAACATCACAAGAGTATTTGTCGATTATTGAAAAAAGTGGGATGCGATTATTGAATATTATTAACGAGCTGATTGAGATTTCAAAGATTGAATCGGGTACGATGGGAATCAATATGTCTGAAACCAATGTAAATGACCAAACCCAGTTTGTTTTTAACTTCTTTAAGCCTGAGGCTGAACGAAAAGGATTATTTCTGACAGTAAAAAACTCACTTTCTGGTTCTAAAGCAATTATATGCACTGACTGTGAAAAGCTTTATGCTATCCTAACCAATCTGGTAAAAAATGCGATCAAATTCACCAATGCCGGAACCATTGAAGTTGGTTATAAATGCATTGAATCAAATAGCTTGTCTTCGACTTCAGAATTGTTGTTTTTTGTGAAAGATACCGGAATAGGAATATCACCTGAACTCAAAGAAATTATTTTCGAACGATTCAGACAAGGGAGCGAATCGCTAAATAAAAGATTTGAGGGTATCGGACTGGGCTTAGCTATATCAAAAGCTTATGTCGAAATGTTGGGTGGTAGAATCTGGATTGATACTGATTCTGAGGTTGGATCAGTTTTTAATTTTACAATTCCTTATTGCAATAACGGGACAAATAAACAATCCAATAAAGGGTTTATCCAGGATAAATTAGGTGTAAATGCAGAGAATACGAATGAAACTTTAATTGCCTAA
- a CDS encoding DUF5916 domain-containing protein, with protein sequence MKTKLFLTSIFLATMTSLVAQNQPKKEYYPGNCTKNELSIDGKLDEPDWQKATWLDDFTQYEPSEGKKPSQKTEFAILLDENSIYVGFKCWDNHPDSIVQRLTRRDEMDGDFVAVQFDSYFDKRTAFSFMANAAGIKNDFIISNDGENEDNTWDPIWLVKTSRDDKGWYAEIKIPLTQLRFEGNAEQTWGLQIGRSLFRKQEVSLWQASSRKTSGWVSQYGELKGLKNLKSRKVADIMPYAVVRADRFEKEFGNPFKESGKKNHLDGGLDGKLGLTNNLTLDFTINPDFGQVEADPSQVNLSSFETFFQEKRPFFIEGKNILSFPLMFGDGDLASENLFYSRRIGRRPHYDPELKDGEYMNAPEFTSILGAAKITGKTKTGWSLGILESLTSEEFADISNGTQRREMIEPFTNYTIGRVQKDFNKGNTLLGGIFTSVNRNLSEEQLNYLHKSAFTGGFDFVHKWHNKDWEFDLSTYFSRVEGSAEAITNTQESWIHGFQRPDASYLKLDTTRTSLSGQGGKVVLSKNGGKLRFMAATAWKSPGLELNDVGYMRQADNILEVFWVGYRIYEPFSIFRNMNLNFNQWTEWNFGGELTGPGGNINAHTQLKNYWNFHLGGNWNGEGLSTTELRGGPALKTSGSKNVWFAFGSNDQKRLTGEAQIMLLGGNEKNSKQMFDCGISFGYRPSKSLKITLSPNFNSNNDELQYVTQQDYLNKTDYIFARIHQKTLSASLRINYIITPNLSIEYWGQPFLASGKYTEFKRITNSRATNYTDRFSLLNGNELAYVNPDEMYRVSDLSGNQLYTFDQPDFNVKEFLSNMVVRWEYLPGSTIYLVWSQSRDQSVSNGNFNLHNDFKTLFDDKPYNVFLLKMSFRLGK encoded by the coding sequence ATGAAAACAAAACTTTTTCTGACTAGTATTTTTCTAGCCACTATGACATCTCTTGTTGCTCAAAATCAGCCTAAGAAGGAATATTATCCGGGCAACTGTACAAAAAATGAACTTTCGATAGACGGGAAATTGGATGAACCTGACTGGCAGAAAGCCACTTGGCTGGACGATTTTACACAATACGAACCATCTGAAGGGAAAAAGCCCTCGCAAAAGACTGAATTTGCAATTCTACTCGACGAAAATAGCATCTATGTCGGGTTCAAATGCTGGGATAACCATCCCGACAGCATTGTGCAAAGACTTACCCGTCGTGACGAGATGGATGGTGATTTTGTTGCTGTTCAGTTTGATTCGTACTTCGACAAACGAACAGCTTTTTCTTTTATGGCCAATGCTGCCGGAATTAAAAATGATTTTATTATCAGCAACGACGGCGAAAATGAAGACAATACCTGGGATCCGATTTGGTTGGTAAAAACCAGTCGTGATGATAAAGGTTGGTATGCCGAAATAAAGATACCGTTGACGCAATTGCGTTTTGAAGGTAATGCGGAGCAAACCTGGGGATTACAGATAGGTCGTTCGCTTTTCAGAAAACAGGAAGTTAGTCTTTGGCAGGCGTCTTCGAGGAAAACCTCAGGATGGGTTTCGCAATATGGCGAATTGAAAGGACTTAAAAATCTGAAATCCAGAAAGGTCGCCGACATTATGCCTTACGCCGTGGTTAGAGCTGATCGCTTTGAAAAAGAATTCGGTAATCCATTTAAGGAATCCGGTAAAAAGAATCATTTGGATGGCGGATTGGATGGTAAACTTGGACTGACAAATAATTTGACTCTGGATTTTACTATCAATCCTGACTTTGGGCAGGTTGAAGCCGACCCGTCACAAGTGAACCTCTCATCGTTTGAGACTTTTTTTCAGGAAAAGCGCCCTTTCTTTATTGAAGGGAAAAATATTCTGAGCTTTCCACTCATGTTTGGCGATGGTGATCTGGCTTCCGAAAATCTATTTTATTCACGTAGGATTGGGCGCCGACCTCATTACGATCCGGAACTTAAAGATGGCGAATACATGAATGCACCCGAATTTACAAGCATTCTCGGAGCAGCCAAAATCACTGGCAAAACCAAAACAGGGTGGTCACTCGGCATTCTTGAAAGTTTGACTTCCGAGGAGTTTGCCGACATCAGCAATGGTACTCAGCGGCGCGAAATGATTGAACCTTTCACCAACTACACGATTGGACGAGTACAGAAAGATTTCAATAAAGGAAATACACTTTTGGGTGGAATATTTACCTCGGTAAACCGGAACCTGAGTGAAGAGCAGTTGAATTATCTGCACAAATCAGCCTTTACCGGAGGATTCGATTTTGTCCATAAATGGCACAATAAAGATTGGGAATTTGACTTAAGCACTTATTTTAGTCGGGTTGAAGGAAGCGCCGAAGCAATTACAAACACGCAGGAATCATGGATCCATGGGTTTCAGCGACCCGACGCTTCATATCTGAAATTGGACACAACACGCACAAGCTTGTCTGGACAGGGCGGGAAAGTTGTGCTTTCGAAAAATGGAGGCAAATTAAGGTTTATGGCAGCCACCGCCTGGAAATCGCCAGGATTGGAACTGAATGATGTTGGTTATATGCGTCAGGCCGATAATATACTGGAAGTGTTTTGGGTGGGTTACCGTATTTACGAACCTTTCTCCATTTTCAGGAACATGAACCTGAATTTTAATCAATGGACTGAGTGGAATTTCGGTGGCGAATTAACCGGTCCGGGCGGAAATATTAATGCTCATACCCAATTGAAAAACTACTGGAATTTTCACCTGGGAGGCAATTGGAATGGAGAGGGACTATCCACAACTGAGCTTAGGGGCGGTCCGGCTCTTAAAACTTCAGGAAGCAAAAATGTTTGGTTTGCTTTTGGCTCGAACGATCAGAAAAGATTAACCGGCGAAGCTCAAATCATGCTGCTTGGCGGAAATGAGAAAAATTCGAAACAAATGTTCGATTGCGGGATTAGCTTCGGTTACCGTCCGTCAAAAAGCCTGAAGATTACACTTTCTCCTAATTTTAACTCGAACAACGACGAGTTGCAATATGTAACTCAACAGGATTATCTGAACAAAACCGATTACATTTTTGCGCGTATTCATCAGAAAACGCTAAGTGCATCATTGCGGATCAATTACATCATAACTCCAAATCTGAGCATTGAATATTGGGGACAGCCCTTTTTGGCAAGTGGTAAATACACCGAATTTAAACGAATTACCAACAGCAGGGCAACAAATTATACCGACCGTTTTAGTCTGTTGAATGGCAATGAGCTGGCTTATGTAAATCCTGACGAGATGTACCGGGTTTCTGATCTGTCTGGGAACCAACTTTACACATTTGACCAACCCGACTTCAATGTAAAAGAGTTTTTATCGAACATGGTGGTGCGTTGGGAATATTTGCCCGGTTCGACCATTTACCTGGTTTGGTCGCAGTCCCGCGATCAATCGGTATCAAATGGTAATTTTAATTTGCACAACGACTTTAAAACCTTATTCGACGATAAACCTTACAATGTTTTTCTCCTGAAAATGTCGTTCAGACTTGGTAAATAA